A genomic stretch from Lathyrus oleraceus cultivar Zhongwan6 chromosome 2, CAAS_Psat_ZW6_1.0, whole genome shotgun sequence includes:
- the LOC127122761 gene encoding uncharacterized protein LOC127122761 → MDEDKHEVNATVPRFNILELVAIAYNGHKSIVSPLVIRLVGPMPYESGRVIPYKYNATMLEDGKEVHIPSFSSVVNITDVIGVTQSGRVFAAATPKRTKDVMVGKPTQAITHVMQSGQSSGVDQNSDKDEVLKLIKRSDFNMVGQLLHTPSKIFVLYLLINSKAHREALEKVLEQAYVDHDVTIGQFDSIVANITTCNNLSFSTEEFPEQGRNHNLALHISMNCQEDAMSNMLMDTGSSLNVTPMSTMSKLSHQGAPMRFSGVVMKVFDGSRKTVIGEVDLPIKIGPCLFQITFQVMDIHPTYNCLLGRPWIHKVGAVTSPLRQKLKFMKNGKLVVMGGEQVMLVSHLSSFSYIDVDEVVGTPFQALSVDDNVVKKNGASMTSLKDAQQVVNGKSSRWGQVVELAKNKNIVGLGFSPSSTRRDLKQIKGIFHSVGFIHSKDQSVSAILKDDEEQEASSFVTHGLIYQNWPAVDVPFVVHMSK, encoded by the coding sequence ATGGATGAAGATAAGCATGAGGTAAATGCCACAGTACCCCGTTTTAATATCCTAGAACTAGTTGCAATTGCATATAATGGCCATAAGTCTATTGTTTCTCCATTGGTCATTCGTTTGGTGGGTCCTATGCCCTATGAGTCTGGTAGAGTTATTCCTTACAagtacaatgctaccatgttGGAAGATGGTAAAGAAGTTCATATTCCTTCCTTTTCTTCTGTTGTAAACATTACCGATGTAATTGGTGTGACCCAGAGTGGTCGAGTATTTGCTGCTGCAACTCCTAAAAGAACTAAAGATGTTATGGTGGGGAAGCCAACTCAAGCGATAACTCATGTTATGCAGTCTGGCCAGTCCAGCGGTGTGGATCAGAATTCTGATAAGGATGAAGTGTTAAAATTAATTAAGAGAAGTGATTTTAATATGGTGGGTCAGTTATTGCACACCCCGTCCAAGATATTTGTCTTATATTTGCTGATTAATTCAAAAGCTCACCGAGAGGCTTTGGAGAAGGTCCTGGAGCAAGCCTATGTGGATCACGATGTAACAATTGGTCAGTTTGATAGCATTGTGGCCAATATTACAACATGTAACAATCTGAGCTTCAGTACTGAAGAGTTTCCCGAGCAGGGGAGGAACCATAACTTGGCTTTGCACATCTCTATGAACTGTCAAGAAGATGCCATGTCCAATATGCTGATGGACACtggctcttctctgaatgttacGCCCATGTCTACTATGTCCAAGCTCTCCCATCAAGGTGCTCCGATGAGGTTTAGTGGGGTTGTTATGAAAGTCTTCGATGGCTCGAGGAAGACCGtaattggggaagttgatctcccaataaAGATAGGTCCGTGTTTATttcagatcacttttcaagtgatggatattcatcccACCTACAATTGTCTCTTAGGTCGTCCATGGATTCATAAAGTTGGGGCAGTGACTTCACCTCTCCGTCAAAAGTTAAAGTTTAtgaagaatgggaagttagtgGTCATGGGTGGTGAGCAGGTCATGTTAGTGAGTCATCTCTCTTCATTTTCATACATTGATGTTGACGAAGTTGTGGGAACTCCATTTCAAGCTCTTTCTGTTGATGATAATGTTGTTAAGAAGAATGGAGCATCCATGACTTCTTTGAAAGACGCGCAACAAGTGGTGAATGGTAAATCTTCTAGATGGGGACAAGTTGTCGAACTTGCTAAGAACAAGAACATAGTTGGTTTAGGCTTTTCACCTAGTTCAACCCGAAGAGATTTGAAGCAAATTAAAGGAATTTTTCACAGTGTTGGCTTCATTCATTCCAAAGATCAGTCTGTTTCAGCAATcttgaaagatgatgaagagcAAGAAGCATCGAGCTTTGTGACGCATGGTTTGATATACCAGAATTGGCctgctgttgatgttcctttTGTTGTTCACATGTCAAagtaa